A single genomic interval of Hafnia alvei harbors:
- a CDS encoding helix-turn-helix transcriptional regulator: MAQQRTFPTSEVSSVRNLFFRCEEVNADTEYLPHSHPWGQLIYIRTGVLALNVGDQRFLAPSKFAVWLPVGIEHSSYNRKLSQFRTINISARLCKDLPPQACLLNVSPLFNAIVDDCFERELILPESREDIRLCRVLVDQLKRAPVHQTYLPTSQDKFLAPVLRVLESCPSDNTPLSVWAQRVYTTERTLSRRCQNELGMSFSEWRQRLRFLHSLPLLEQGKTVQEVALEVGYSSSSAFIVMFQQISGTTPERYRKVS, translated from the coding sequence ATGGCTCAGCAGCGCACATTTCCGACCTCTGAGGTGAGCTCGGTACGCAACTTGTTTTTCCGCTGCGAAGAGGTCAACGCGGATACCGAATATCTGCCACATAGTCATCCGTGGGGGCAGCTTATTTATATTAGAACCGGCGTATTGGCGTTGAACGTTGGCGACCAGCGTTTTCTCGCGCCGTCGAAATTTGCCGTTTGGTTACCGGTTGGCATTGAACATTCAAGCTACAACCGCAAACTGTCACAGTTTCGTACTATCAATATTAGTGCACGACTGTGCAAAGACTTACCTCCGCAGGCCTGTTTGCTTAACGTTAGCCCGCTGTTTAATGCCATTGTGGATGATTGCTTTGAGCGTGAACTGATTTTGCCGGAATCCCGTGAGGACATTCGCCTTTGCCGAGTCTTGGTGGATCAACTGAAACGGGCGCCGGTTCATCAAACCTATTTGCCCACTTCACAGGACAAATTTTTAGCGCCGGTGCTGCGTGTATTGGAAAGCTGCCCGTCAGATAACACGCCGCTCAGCGTTTGGGCGCAGCGGGTATACACCACCGAGCGCACGCTCTCTCGCCGTTGCCAGAATGAGCTCGGCATGTCCTTTAGCGAATGGCGCCAGCGCCTGCGTTTTCTGCACTCTTTGCCTTTATTAGAGCAGGGGAAAACCGTGCAGGAAGTCGCGTTGGAGGTGGGATACAGCTCGTCTTCGGCGTTTATTGTGATGTTCCAGCAAATTTCAGGCACAACGCCCGAACGATATCGAAAAGTCAGTTAA
- a CDS encoding YgdI/YgdR family lipoprotein, which produces MKKILSMLCIGAAVLMVAGCSSDYVMSTKSGEMIVTQGKPKIDKDTGMTSYVDQDGVNRQINTNDVAQMIEKE; this is translated from the coding sequence ATGAAAAAAATTCTTTCGATGCTCTGTATCGGCGCAGCAGTTTTGATGGTAGCCGGTTGTTCAAGTGATTATGTGATGTCGACGAAATCAGGGGAGATGATCGTCACACAGGGGAAACCGAAAATTGATAAAGACACAGGAATGACAAGCTACGTGGATCAGGACGGCGTCAATCGTCAGATCAATACCAATGACGTTGCGCAGATGATTGAAAAAGAATAA
- a CDS encoding copper resistance protein: MVERQRVAKWFLILACLVVLTCTTQRMAGMHMLSKYLPTDITATQMTGDSQIGDSQESPISPCELSAKSLLAANGMAVEHLFFALLLFVALLLEPARQLQLLIPPLRAVSLPRLRVHLRLCVFRE; the protein is encoded by the coding sequence ATGGTTGAACGGCAGCGTGTGGCTAAGTGGTTTCTGATATTGGCTTGTCTGGTCGTACTAACGTGTACAACTCAGCGCATGGCCGGTATGCACATGCTCAGTAAATACCTTCCCACTGATATTACGGCAACTCAAATGACTGGCGATTCACAGATCGGTGATAGCCAAGAAAGCCCCATTTCTCCCTGTGAGCTCAGTGCTAAGTCATTGCTTGCGGCTAACGGCATGGCGGTTGAACACCTGTTTTTTGCACTGCTGCTGTTTGTTGCTTTATTGCTTGAGCCCGCGCGGCAACTGCAATTACTCATTCCCCCTCTACGGGCGGTCTCTTTGCCCCGCTTGCGAGTACATCTCCGGCTGTGTGTTTTCCGAGAATAA
- a CDS encoding protein-disulfide reductase DsbD family protein produces the protein MFLLFRALAFSLSLWLPISWAADSGWLQNPQNDHAQVRISSNQPENGMVRLLLDVKLNEGWKTYWRSPGEGGIAPEIKWQTPIESMHWGWPTPQRFDVSGISTQGYHGDTVFPITVNIPASAQRLQGVLTLSTCSNVCVLSDFPFVLDLTQAAPQEFEHGFTRAQGTLPLAEGMVNHVQAGYHSGELRVSAQREEGWQKPEVFFDVPDGADFAKPKIQIDGSRLVATVRVTDGWEGNAPDLHGQKLSMVFSDAGIAQQAILTVDDQLPAPVTPVLALSTAILFALLGGLILNLMPCVLPVLAMKLGSVLQLENRESRVVRRQFMASAAGILVSFWALAGVMTALRLSQRAVGWGIQFQSPWFIGLMVVVTALFSANLLGFFSIRLGSNTTTRIATAGGNGNSSHFWQGVFATLLATPCSAPFLGTALAFALAAPMTDLWLVFTALGIGMSLPWLLIAAFPIAAKMLPKPGQWMNRLRIVLGMMMLASSLWLISLLTAHVGILAAWSLCAALLVVLLILTGIHYGRRQLLIWGAILLLLTGATLAAGSLSAEHWRTPMTDSVQWQPLSEEAISQALSQNKRVFVDVTADWCVTCKANKYNVLLRDDVQKALNEPDVVALRGDWTTPSSAINQFLQQRGAVAVPFNQIYGPNLPNGEVLSPLLDRQILLKTLSNAKE, from the coding sequence ATGTTCCTATTATTTAGGGCGCTGGCGTTCAGCCTGAGCCTCTGGTTGCCCATCTCTTGGGCAGCCGATAGTGGATGGTTGCAGAATCCACAAAACGACCATGCACAGGTCCGAATCAGCTCAAACCAGCCTGAAAACGGTATGGTGCGCCTTTTGCTTGATGTGAAGCTTAATGAGGGGTGGAAAACCTATTGGCGTTCACCGGGTGAGGGTGGTATTGCACCAGAAATTAAATGGCAAACGCCAATCGAAAGTATGCACTGGGGATGGCCAACGCCGCAGCGCTTTGACGTTTCTGGCATTTCAACTCAGGGATATCACGGCGATACCGTTTTTCCAATCACCGTAAATATTCCAGCATCAGCCCAGCGGCTACAAGGTGTACTGACACTTTCTACTTGTAGCAACGTTTGCGTGCTCAGCGATTTCCCTTTTGTTTTGGATCTCACACAAGCGGCACCCCAAGAATTTGAGCATGGTTTTACACGCGCTCAGGGAACGCTGCCGCTGGCAGAGGGCATGGTTAACCACGTTCAGGCCGGTTATCACAGCGGTGAACTGCGCGTAAGTGCCCAGAGAGAAGAGGGATGGCAAAAGCCCGAAGTTTTCTTTGATGTGCCAGACGGAGCTGATTTTGCCAAGCCCAAAATCCAAATTGACGGCAGTCGCCTTGTTGCCACGGTTCGCGTGACCGACGGTTGGGAGGGCAATGCGCCCGATCTTCACGGGCAAAAACTAAGTATGGTCTTTAGCGATGCGGGTATTGCCCAGCAGGCTATTCTCACCGTTGACGATCAACTGCCAGCTCCGGTCACCCCTGTTTTAGCACTATCAACGGCCATCCTATTTGCCTTGCTAGGAGGGCTGATTCTCAATCTGATGCCTTGTGTTCTACCTGTTTTAGCCATGAAGCTTGGATCCGTGTTGCAGCTGGAGAACCGTGAAAGTCGGGTCGTTCGTCGCCAATTTATGGCCTCGGCTGCCGGTATTCTCGTGTCGTTTTGGGCATTAGCCGGTGTGATGACGGCGTTGAGGCTAAGCCAGAGAGCGGTTGGTTGGGGGATCCAATTCCAAAGTCCGTGGTTTATCGGACTGATGGTGGTGGTCACGGCATTATTTAGTGCCAACTTGCTCGGCTTCTTTTCCATTCGCTTAGGCAGTAATACCACAACGCGGATAGCAACAGCCGGTGGCAACGGTAACAGCAGCCATTTTTGGCAGGGTGTTTTCGCCACGTTATTAGCCACGCCTTGCTCTGCACCATTCTTAGGTACGGCACTGGCGTTTGCGCTGGCGGCACCGATGACCGATCTCTGGCTAGTGTTTACGGCTTTGGGTATTGGTATGAGTTTGCCGTGGCTGCTGATTGCCGCTTTCCCGATCGCTGCAAAAATGCTGCCGAAGCCAGGACAATGGATGAACCGCTTACGCATCGTGCTGGGGATGATGATGCTGGCCTCAAGCCTGTGGCTGATTAGCCTGCTCACAGCGCATGTCGGAATACTGGCTGCGTGGTCTCTTTGTGCAGCGCTGCTGGTGGTATTGCTGATCCTAACGGGAATTCATTACGGGCGTCGGCAGTTGCTGATCTGGGGAGCGATATTGCTCTTGCTGACTGGCGCGACGCTAGCGGCGGGGTCGTTAAGCGCCGAGCATTGGCGCACGCCAATGACCGATAGTGTGCAGTGGCAGCCTTTAAGTGAAGAGGCTATTTCACAGGCGTTAAGCCAGAACAAAAGGGTGTTTGTTGATGTTACGGCAGACTGGTGTGTGACCTGTAAAGCGAATAAATACAACGTATTACTACGCGATGATGTGCAGAAGGCGTTGAATGAACCTGATGTTGTGGCTCTACGAGGTGACTGGACGACGCCATCATCTGCGATTAATCAATTCCTTCAACAACGCGGCGCAGTCGCGGTTCCGTTTAATCAAATTTATGGTCCAAACCTGCCAAACGGTGAGGTGCTTTCCCCATTGTTAGATCGTCAAATCCTACTTAAAACGCTGTCGAATGCTAAGGAATAA
- a CDS encoding protein disulfide oxidoreductase, whose protein sequence is MMRLKKWAKELAIFMVVLAAFSWGMDQWRKPQPPEVMHLPDVTLVNGQTVSLAALSAEKPLLIYFWATWCGVCKLTSPMVEELHKDGVNVLSIAIRSGDDERLMRGMAAKGLTFPVVNDRLGRMGAEWDIGATPTFVILDKGNMVSSTSGWSSGWGIKMRMWWAGFSG, encoded by the coding sequence ATGATGCGGCTAAAAAAATGGGCCAAGGAGCTGGCCATTTTTATGGTGGTTTTAGCTGCCTTCTCATGGGGAATGGATCAATGGCGCAAACCACAGCCGCCTGAGGTGATGCATTTGCCTGATGTCACGTTAGTTAATGGTCAAACAGTTTCATTAGCCGCGCTTAGCGCTGAAAAACCGCTGCTGATTTATTTTTGGGCGACGTGGTGTGGCGTATGCAAGCTAACTTCACCGATGGTTGAAGAGCTCCATAAGGACGGCGTGAACGTGCTTAGCATCGCGATTCGCTCTGGAGATGATGAACGTCTGATGCGAGGCATGGCGGCGAAAGGCTTAACTTTCCCTGTTGTGAACGATCGGTTGGGGCGCATGGGGGCAGAGTGGGACATTGGCGCGACGCCAACGTTTGTGATCCTTGATAAAGGCAACATGGTGAGTAGCACCAGCGGATGGAGCAGCGGTTGGGGGATCAAAATGAGGATGTGGTGGGCGGGCTTTAGTGGGTGA
- a CDS encoding DUF4186 domain-containing protein, protein MYQSAENIWARLQRSPFRMKFHLNAKDSAYLQQKGTAVILSHAYDFIDARLAPAFPENDGKQTPMRGHPVFVAQHATATCCRGCLEKWHRIPRGKALNEEEKQYVVNFIAHWIESETSGHP, encoded by the coding sequence GTGTATCAGTCTGCTGAAAATATCTGGGCGCGCCTACAACGCTCCCCTTTTCGCATGAAGTTTCACCTCAACGCCAAAGACAGTGCCTACCTGCAGCAAAAAGGCACCGCGGTGATTTTATCCCATGCTTATGATTTTATAGATGCCCGTTTAGCGCCTGCGTTTCCTGAAAATGATGGCAAACAAACCCCGATGCGTGGTCATCCCGTGTTCGTGGCACAGCACGCAACGGCAACATGCTGCCGGGGATGTTTAGAAAAATGGCATCGCATTCCACGGGGCAAAGCGTTAAACGAAGAAGAAAAACAGTACGTTGTAAATTTTATTGCGCACTGGATTGAGAGTGAAACCAGCGGCCACCCTTAG
- a CDS encoding DMT family transporter, whose amino-acid sequence MNALFPLFAVLIWSINAIVSKVSAGAIDPAAISFYRWVLALLVLTPFVLPGVIRNRKAIRPHLGKLLILGLLGMVLYQSLAYYAAHSVSALFMGILSSLIPLLTVLISIWLLRIVPTVGIALGSVMSFFGLVWLVSGGNPQQLLTHGIGSGELMMFAASASYALYGVLTKRWNINLPNWQSLYIQIVFGVLLLIPNFMLTNNVSLNAQNIPLVLFAGIPASIIAPFLWIQGVVRLGANKASIFMNLTPVFTAIIAVSFLHEQLHSYHLIGGGIALLGVVVAQRLRTPLTRKKKSESVNNTEKDVCSSAD is encoded by the coding sequence ATGAATGCACTGTTTCCACTTTTTGCCGTACTGATTTGGTCAATCAACGCCATTGTCAGTAAGGTTTCGGCTGGCGCTATCGATCCAGCGGCCATCTCATTTTATCGTTGGGTGTTAGCGTTGTTAGTACTGACGCCTTTTGTACTGCCCGGCGTGATTCGCAACCGAAAGGCCATTCGACCGCATCTTGGAAAATTACTGATTCTGGGGTTGCTCGGCATGGTGCTGTATCAAAGCTTGGCTTATTACGCCGCACACAGCGTCAGCGCCTTGTTTATGGGTATTTTAAGCTCCCTTATCCCGCTGTTAACGGTGTTGATCAGCATTTGGCTGCTACGTATTGTGCCCACGGTCGGTATCGCACTGGGTAGCGTGATGTCATTCTTTGGCCTCGTGTGGCTGGTGAGCGGAGGTAATCCACAACAGCTGCTGACTCACGGCATTGGTTCTGGCGAGTTGATGATGTTCGCGGCATCAGCTTCTTACGCGCTTTACGGCGTGTTAACCAAACGCTGGAATATCAATTTACCCAACTGGCAGTCGCTTTATATTCAGATCGTCTTTGGTGTGTTGCTATTAATCCCTAACTTTATGCTGACCAACAACGTAAGTTTGAACGCGCAAAATATTCCCTTGGTTCTGTTTGCCGGTATTCCTGCTTCGATTATTGCGCCTTTTCTGTGGATCCAAGGCGTCGTGCGATTAGGCGCTAACAAAGCGTCTATCTTTATGAATCTAACGCCGGTATTCACCGCCATCATTGCCGTATCGTTCCTGCACGAACAGCTGCATAGCTATCATCTGATCGGCGGCGGTATTGCCCTGCTCGGCGTGGTAGTCGCTCAGCGCCTGCGTACTCCGCTAACGCGTAAAAAAAAATCTGAAAGCGTGAATAACACAGAGAAGGACGTTTGCTCGTCGGCTGATTAA
- the mnmC gene encoding bifunctional tRNA (5-methylaminomethyl-2-thiouridine)(34)-methyltransferase MnmD/FAD-dependent 5-carboxymethylaminomethyl-2-thiouridine(34) oxidoreductase MnmC, with protein sequence MSNSIIQNAKLSWNEQGTPVSQQFDDVYFSNQDGLSETRYVFLQGNHLAERWLQAQERTFTVAETGFGTGLNFLTLWQAFDAFEQQHPDSPFKHLHYVSFEKYPLLADDLAAAHARWPELKHFSEQLCAVWPAALPGCHRVFLANGRITLDLWFGDVNELIHALPHSLNQQIDAWFLDGFAPSKNPDMWTPELFDTMVKLAKKDGTFATFTAAGFVRRGLQEAGFNVQRVKGFGQKREMLTGIRAERESPSSPTPWFDRPKAQNTHDIALIGGGIASALAALALLKRGSHVTLYCADPKPALGASGNRQGALYPLLNGRNNPLERFFISAFAFARRQYDELLSIGLTFDHQWCGVSQLGWDEKSSDKITQILTTDWPQWLAEQGDAATLTRLAGLDIPHDGVTYGAGGWLCPSQLTQAVIDLAQSQGLVTRFNAELTELAHDENGWRLAFSNSEIKQHGCVVLANGHRLNHFMQTEALPLSAVRGQVSHIPTNPVLGPLKQVLCYDGYLTPVNPANQHHCIGASYQRNETDLNFSASDQQENRDRLLKCLTQVAWPNQVDISGNEARVGVRCAIRDHMPMVGAVPNHAATLAHYQDLMAQKSTPESVISAPVYPDLFMIGGLGSRGLCSAPLCAEVLAAQIYGEAIPLEQDVLDALNPNRMWVRKLLKGKAV encoded by the coding sequence GTGAGCAATTCAATTATTCAGAATGCAAAATTAAGCTGGAATGAACAGGGAACACCGGTTTCGCAACAGTTTGATGATGTTTATTTTTCCAATCAGGACGGGCTTTCAGAAACTCGTTACGTATTCTTGCAGGGTAATCATCTAGCAGAACGCTGGCTACAAGCACAAGAGCGCACTTTCACCGTGGCAGAGACGGGGTTTGGAACCGGCCTTAACTTTTTAACCCTGTGGCAAGCCTTTGATGCCTTTGAACAACAGCATCCTGACAGCCCATTTAAGCATCTTCATTATGTCAGCTTCGAAAAATATCCATTACTGGCTGACGATCTTGCCGCTGCTCACGCACGCTGGCCCGAATTAAAACATTTCAGTGAACAGCTGTGCGCTGTTTGGCCAGCCGCACTTCCAGGTTGTCACCGCGTATTTTTAGCCAATGGGCGGATCACGCTTGATTTATGGTTTGGCGACGTCAATGAGCTTATTCACGCTTTGCCGCACAGCCTCAACCAACAGATCGATGCCTGGTTTTTAGACGGTTTTGCTCCATCCAAAAACCCAGATATGTGGACGCCTGAGCTGTTTGACACCATGGTCAAGCTAGCAAAAAAAGACGGCACGTTTGCCACCTTCACCGCCGCAGGCTTTGTGCGCCGTGGTTTACAGGAGGCCGGTTTCAACGTGCAGCGCGTCAAAGGCTTTGGTCAAAAACGTGAAATGCTGACGGGGATCCGTGCAGAGAGAGAATCACCCTCTTCGCCAACGCCGTGGTTTGATCGCCCCAAGGCGCAAAATACCCACGATATTGCCCTCATCGGCGGAGGTATCGCCTCCGCGCTAGCGGCCTTGGCGTTACTCAAACGTGGTAGCCACGTCACGCTATACTGCGCCGATCCGAAGCCTGCGCTCGGCGCATCGGGTAACCGCCAAGGTGCTCTCTATCCGCTGCTTAACGGCCGCAATAATCCGTTAGAACGCTTTTTCATCAGCGCCTTCGCCTTCGCGCGTCGCCAATATGATGAATTGTTAAGCATTGGCCTTACGTTCGATCATCAATGGTGCGGCGTTAGCCAGCTGGGTTGGGATGAAAAAAGCAGCGATAAAATTACGCAAATACTCACCACTGACTGGCCACAGTGGCTGGCCGAACAAGGCGACGCAGCTACGCTAACACGGCTTGCAGGATTGGATATTCCTCATGATGGCGTGACCTACGGTGCCGGTGGCTGGCTTTGTCCTTCACAGCTCACACAGGCCGTGATTGATTTAGCTCAGTCTCAAGGATTGGTCACCCGCTTTAACGCCGAACTCACGGAGCTAGCACACGATGAAAATGGTTGGCGGCTGGCATTCAGCAATAGCGAGATCAAACAGCACGGCTGTGTGGTTTTGGCTAACGGACATCGTTTAAATCATTTCATGCAAACCGAGGCGCTGCCGCTTTCGGCGGTACGAGGTCAGGTGAGCCACATTCCTACCAATCCGGTTTTAGGCCCGCTTAAGCAGGTTCTGTGTTACGACGGATATCTAACACCGGTGAACCCCGCTAATCAACATCACTGCATTGGTGCCAGCTATCAACGCAATGAAACCGACCTGAATTTCTCTGCATCCGATCAGCAAGAAAATCGTGACCGCCTATTGAAATGCCTTACTCAGGTTGCATGGCCGAACCAAGTCGATATTAGCGGCAACGAAGCACGCGTTGGCGTGCGCTGTGCCATTCGCGATCACATGCCGATGGTGGGCGCTGTTCCAAACCACGCCGCAACGCTCGCGCACTATCAGGATCTGATGGCGCAAAAATCCACGCCTGAATCCGTTATCTCAGCGCCGGTTTATCCCGATTTATTTATGATTGGTGGACTCGGCTCGCGCGGCTTATGCAGCGCTCCGTTATGTGCTGAAGTACTTGCTGCGCAAATTTATGGCGAAGCGATACCGCTGGAGCAAGACGTATTGGATGCGTTGAATCCGAACAGAATGTGGGTGCGGAAATTATTGAAGGGAAAAGCGGTTTAA
- the fabB gene encoding beta-ketoacyl-ACP synthase I, whose amino-acid sequence MKRAVITGLGVVSSIGNNQQEVLASLKEGRSGITFAPELKEAGMRSHVWGNIKLDTTGMIDRKVMRFMSDASIYAYLSMQEAIKDSGLADDMVSNDRTGLIVGSGGGSPRNQVAGADGMRSRGLRGVGPYMVTKAMGSGVSACLATPFKIRGVNYSISSACATSAHCIGNAVEMIQLGKQDVVFAGGGEELCWELACEFDAMGALSTQYNETPDKASRTYDTKRDGFVISGGGGIVVVEELEHALARGAHIYAEIVGYGATSDGYDMVAPSGEGAARCMRMAMKDLDAPVDYLNVHGTSTPVGDVKELGAIREVFGDNTPAISSTKAMTGHALGAAGVHEAIYTLLMLEHGFVAPSINIEELDEQAQGMNIVTEPTQRDLNTVMSNSFGFGGTNATLVMKKFQK is encoded by the coding sequence ATGAAACGTGCAGTAATTACTGGCTTGGGCGTTGTTTCCAGCATCGGTAACAACCAGCAGGAGGTTCTGGCGTCTCTGAAAGAAGGGCGTTCGGGTATCACCTTCGCGCCTGAACTTAAAGAGGCCGGTATGCGTAGCCACGTATGGGGCAACATCAAGCTGGATACCACCGGCATGATTGACCGTAAAGTGATGCGCTTCATGAGTGATGCATCCATCTACGCTTACCTCTCCATGCAGGAAGCGATCAAAGATTCTGGTTTAGCCGATGATATGGTTTCTAACGACCGTACTGGCCTGATCGTCGGTTCCGGCGGTGGTTCTCCACGCAATCAGGTTGCAGGCGCTGACGGCATGCGTTCACGCGGTCTGCGTGGCGTGGGTCCATACATGGTGACCAAAGCAATGGGTTCTGGCGTGTCTGCTTGCTTGGCAACACCGTTCAAAATCCGTGGCGTTAACTATTCCATCAGCTCTGCGTGTGCGACTTCCGCTCACTGTATCGGTAACGCGGTAGAGATGATTCAATTAGGTAAACAAGACGTTGTGTTTGCTGGCGGCGGCGAAGAGCTGTGCTGGGAACTGGCTTGTGAATTTGATGCGATGGGCGCGTTGTCGACTCAGTACAACGAAACCCCTGATAAAGCATCACGTACTTATGACACCAAGCGTGACGGTTTCGTTATCTCTGGCGGCGGCGGTATCGTTGTGGTTGAAGAACTGGAACACGCTCTGGCACGTGGCGCACATATCTATGCTGAAATCGTTGGCTACGGCGCAACTTCAGACGGCTACGATATGGTTGCTCCATCAGGTGAAGGCGCAGCGCGCTGCATGCGTATGGCGATGAAAGATCTGGATGCGCCAGTGGATTACCTGAACGTACACGGTACATCTACACCGGTGGGTGACGTGAAAGAGCTGGGTGCGATCCGTGAAGTCTTCGGCGACAACACCCCTGCGATTTCTTCAACTAAAGCCATGACCGGTCATGCTCTGGGTGCCGCTGGCGTTCACGAAGCTATCTACACCTTGCTGATGTTGGAACACGGCTTTGTAGCGCCAAGCATCAACATTGAAGAGCTGGACGAGCAGGCTCAGGGTATGAACATCGTGACTGAGCCAACTCAGCGCGATCTGAATACCGTGATGTCTAACAGCTTTGGCTTCGGTGGTACTAACGCCACGCTGGTTATGAAAAAATTCCAGAAGTAA
- a CDS encoding DsbA family protein, translating to MKTKITMLIQSALFSIAAVSFTATAAPLTVEQQNQVRELIRETLVNNPQILEEAVTAWQQQSAEQAGAQLSKVIEQNHDALFNDAASPRIGAKNAKLTLVSFTDYNCPYCKQFDPQLEKIVKKYPDVAIVIKLLPFKGETSQSSAQYALTLWQQNPARFEALHQRLMSKKGYHTDSSIASALKSTDNAGLKIDDKTLDEVRSSLRLADVMGVQGTPATLIGQQMIPGAISYDDLEQVVKAELARVSS from the coding sequence ATGAAAACCAAAATAACGATGCTAATCCAGAGTGCGTTGTTCTCTATTGCTGCCGTGAGTTTTACGGCTACTGCCGCTCCATTAACGGTTGAACAGCAGAATCAGGTGCGTGAATTAATACGCGAGACCTTAGTGAATAACCCACAGATCTTGGAAGAAGCGGTGACCGCATGGCAGCAGCAGAGTGCGGAACAGGCCGGAGCCCAGTTAAGTAAAGTGATTGAGCAAAACCATGATGCACTGTTTAACGACGCCGCCAGCCCACGTATTGGGGCTAAAAACGCCAAGCTTACGCTGGTTTCTTTCACTGACTATAACTGCCCTTACTGTAAACAGTTCGATCCACAGCTTGAGAAAATCGTTAAAAAATATCCAGACGTTGCGATTGTGATCAAGCTCTTACCTTTCAAAGGGGAAACGTCACAAAGCTCTGCACAATATGCTTTAACGCTGTGGCAGCAAAATCCCGCACGTTTTGAAGCGCTACATCAGCGACTGATGTCTAAAAAGGGCTATCACACCGACAGCAGCATCGCGAGCGCGTTAAAATCAACGGATAACGCTGGGCTGAAAATCGATGACAAAACCTTAGATGAAGTTCGTAGCAGCCTGCGTTTGGCCGATGTGATGGGGGTACAAGGAACGCCTGCAACGCTGATAGGTCAGCAAATGATCCCAGGAGCGATTAGCTATGACGATCTGGAGCAGGTGGTTAAAGCTGAATTAGCACGGGTATCCTCATGA
- the pdxB gene encoding 4-phosphoerythronate dehydrogenase PdxB — MKILVDENMPYAGELFSRLGNVQAVRGRPLPAEALVGADALMVRSVTKVNAELLSGTSVRFVGTATAGTDHVDDKWLSDNNIGFSAAPGCNAIAVVEYVFSALMMLAERDGFDLRQKTVGIVGVGNVGSRLNRRLQALGVQTLLCDPPRAAKGDAETFYPLEKLVQDADILTFHTPLNKTGEDKTLHLVDAELLAALPENRILINAARGPIVDNAALLAALKNGKKLSVILDVWEPEPELSLALLDLVDIGTPHIAGYSLEGKARGTTQVFEAYSEFIGQPQHVALSELLPVPEIASVTVHGALDQAKLKRLMHLVYDVRRDDAPLRRVAGQAGEFDRLRKHYQERREWSSLCVKCDDNASVELLNALGFSAELI, encoded by the coding sequence GTGAAAATTCTGGTCGATGAAAATATGCCTTATGCGGGTGAGTTATTCAGCCGCTTAGGAAATGTACAGGCAGTCCGCGGGCGTCCATTGCCTGCCGAGGCGTTGGTTGGCGCAGATGCGCTGATGGTGCGTTCGGTCACTAAGGTGAATGCTGAGTTACTCAGCGGTACCAGCGTTCGCTTTGTCGGCACCGCCACTGCGGGCACCGATCACGTTGATGATAAATGGTTGAGTGATAACAATATTGGTTTTTCTGCGGCGCCAGGCTGTAATGCCATTGCCGTCGTGGAGTATGTCTTTTCTGCTTTAATGATGCTGGCCGAACGCGATGGTTTCGACCTGCGTCAAAAAACAGTGGGTATCGTCGGCGTGGGGAACGTGGGGTCGCGGTTGAATCGCCGCCTGCAAGCATTGGGTGTGCAAACGTTGCTTTGCGATCCACCTCGTGCGGCGAAGGGCGATGCTGAAACATTTTATCCGCTGGAAAAATTGGTTCAGGATGCCGATATTCTGACTTTCCACACGCCGTTGAATAAAACGGGTGAGGACAAAACGCTGCATTTGGTCGATGCTGAACTGCTGGCGGCATTGCCTGAAAATCGCATTTTGATTAATGCGGCGCGTGGCCCGATTGTTGATAATGCGGCTTTGCTGGCCGCGTTGAAAAACGGTAAAAAACTGAGCGTGATCCTCGACGTGTGGGAACCTGAGCCAGAGCTTTCTTTAGCGCTGCTGGATTTGGTTGATATCGGTACGCCGCATATCGCCGGTTATAGTTTGGAAGGCAAAGCGCGCGGCACTACACAGGTCTTTGAAGCCTACAGCGAGTTTATCGGGCAGCCACAGCACGTTGCGTTAAGCGAGCTGTTACCGGTGCCAGAAATCGCGAGCGTAACCGTTCATGGTGCGCTGGATCAGGCAAAGCTCAAACGTCTGATGCATCTAGTGTATGATGTGCGCCGCGACGATGCGCCGCTGCGTCGTGTTGCAGGACAGGCCGGTGAGTTTGACCGCCTGCGTAAGCATTATCAGGAGCGCCGTGAATGGTCTTCGTTATGCGTGAAATGTGACGACAATGCGAGCGTTGAGCTATTGAATGCGCTGGGGTTTAGCGCCGAATTAATCTAG